A stretch of the Veillonella parvula DSM 2008 genome encodes the following:
- the aroF gene encoding 3-deoxy-7-phosphoheptulonate synthase, with amino-acid sequence MIITLKQNAAAEEVSRLRGELEAQGFVIHPVEGTRYNILGLIGDTASLDARQIESLDFVDKVTRIQEPYKKANRKFHPDDSVINVGGVLIGGGHFAVMAGPCSVETPEQVLATAKACKEAGATILRGGAFKPRTSPYSFQGMGPEGLELLELAKKETGLPIVSEVMDISQLQYFDNVDMLQIGARNMQNFTLLKEVGKLNKPVLLKRGLSATYEEWLMAAEYIMSEGNEQIVLCERGIRTFETKTRNTLDVTAIPMMHELSHLPIIMDPSHAAGMSRMVRPLSLASVGGGADGLMIEVHNDPAKALCDGPQALRPDQFTSLMNEINALRQALVECTK; translated from the coding sequence ATGATTATTACATTGAAACAAAACGCAGCAGCGGAAGAAGTATCCCGTTTACGCGGTGAATTAGAGGCTCAAGGATTCGTTATCCATCCAGTAGAAGGAACGCGATACAATATTCTAGGTCTGATTGGTGATACTGCATCTCTTGATGCCCGTCAAATCGAGTCTCTAGATTTTGTAGATAAAGTAACTCGCATTCAAGAGCCATACAAAAAAGCAAACCGCAAATTCCATCCAGATGATTCTGTAATCAATGTTGGTGGTGTCCTCATCGGTGGTGGTCACTTCGCAGTAATGGCCGGTCCTTGCTCTGTGGAAACACCTGAACAAGTATTAGCCACTGCTAAAGCATGTAAAGAAGCTGGTGCTACCATCCTTCGTGGTGGCGCTTTCAAACCTCGTACCTCCCCATACTCCTTCCAAGGTATGGGCCCAGAAGGCTTAGAGTTATTAGAGCTTGCTAAAAAAGAAACAGGTCTTCCTATCGTTTCTGAGGTTATGGATATCTCCCAATTACAATACTTTGATAATGTAGATATGCTTCAAATCGGTGCTCGTAACATGCAAAACTTCACGCTTTTAAAAGAAGTGGGCAAATTAAATAAACCAGTTCTTTTAAAACGTGGTTTATCTGCAACATACGAAGAATGGTTGATGGCTGCTGAGTACATCATGTCCGAAGGCAATGAACAAATTGTATTATGCGAGCGCGGTATCCGCACATTCGAAACTAAGACTCGCAATACCTTAGATGTAACAGCAATTCCTATGATGCATGAATTATCTCACTTGCCAATTATCATGGACCCTAGCCACGCAGCAGGTATGAGCCGCATGGTTCGTCCGCTTTCACTTGCATCCGTAGGCGGCGGTGCAGACGGCCTTATGATTGAAGTTCACAACGATCCAGCCAAAGCATTGTGCGACGGTCCGCAAGCATTGCGTCCAGACCAATTCACTAGCCTTATGAATGAAATTAATGCGTTACGCCAAGCATTGGTAGAATGCACTAAATAA